From Saccharibacillus brassicae:
TGGAACAGGTTGAAGCGCACATCGCGTTCGCGTCCGCCGCCCATCAACTGGGAGACGATCGGCATAATGCCGTTCAAGACGCCGTTCAGCCCGGTCTGGATCGGAATCCACAAGCTGACGCCGATCGAGACGCCCGCCTGCGCGGCCGGACTGACGTGCCCGGTCATGCTCGTATCGAAAAAGGCCATGGCCGACAGCGCGATCTGGGTCACGAAGATCGGCAGGAATACGACGAAAAACTGCGAAAATTTTTGCTTAAATGAAGAAGTGGCATGCATGCGGTAAGCAGTTCCTTTCGGCGGGGCTGCGCGGCGGTCGGCAGGCAGGCAAAAACCCGGCCATGGAAGGCCGGGCTGTCGCCGTGCATGCGTCCGCGCTCAAGCGCCGCGGTCAAAGTGAAGCGGCCGTTTCGGGTCCGGTCAGTCTTTCGGGCCGTAGTTGCCGTCTTTGGTATAACGGTTGGATGCGTTCCAGAGCAGGTATTCTTCCACGCCCATATCGGCCATGGCTTTGATCTGCGCGTCCATTTCGGTCTTGCCGTACTTGGTGTAATGCCCGCTGCCGAGCCAGCTTGCGGTAAAGTCCTGAATCCACGGGCGCACGATCGGGCGCTGGGATTCGTCCTTGATCTCGTCCAGCTTCTTGAACGTGTCGACCATGGAGCCTTTGATCGTGACATAAGGTTCTTTGTCCGGGTTCGTGGCGCCGAACCAGCCGGTCGAGTAATGGCTTGGGTAGACCATCGGCGCGATGACGTCGACGTTCTCGGAAATCTTGGTGAAATCCTGCCCGATGCCGTCTGCTGCCGGAACGGAAGCCGCATAGCCGAAAATGTCGACCGAGACGCGGACGCCGAGCGGCGCGAGTTCTTTGCGCGCGTACTGCACGAATTCCGAGACCGCTTCGGTGCGCGTCGCGTCGGTTTTCTCGTAGACGAGTTCGTCGGCGCGTTTCTCGAAGCCTTCCGCGAAGCGCACGTAGTCGAACTGGATTTCCTTGAAGCCCATCGCGGCCGCTTCTTTGGCGATATCGACGTTGTAATCCCACACTTCTTTGCTGTACGGATTGACGAAAGCGTCGCCGCCGCCGTTTTTCCATACGCCGCCGCCCGAGTTCGTGAACGAAAGTTCCGGATGTTTCTCGGCCAGGACCGTATCCTTGAACACGACAATACGGGCGATCGGGTAGACGTTATGCTTTTTGAGCTTGGCCATCAGCTCTTTGATGTCCGGGATAAACTTCTGGGCCGTGCCCATTTTCAGCAGTTCTTTGTTCTGCGTCTCGTACGTTATGTACCCCAGGTCGTCTTTGATGTCGATAACCATCGAGTTCAGGCCGGTATTGTCGAGCAGGTCGAGCAGTTCGGCCATTCGGGCTCCGCCCGCGCTGTACGCGGTGACGTAGACGCCTTTGACTTTGGGTGCGTCCGGCTGCGGATCGATTTTGACCGGCGGGTTGTTCACGTCGATGACGACGCTGTCTTTCTGCGCGGTCAAAGCGCTTTGGTTCCACGCCGATTGCACGGCGACCGTGATCGGGTTGGCGTTGATTTGTGCCGGAGGCACGGCTTCCGGGTTGTGGCTGCCTACGGTAAGAGCCAACAGGCTCCATAAGATATCCATTTTATTCTCTCCCTCGTCTGTGCGTGATTCTTGGCTGCAAGGCCGTTACCAGTATAGCCTGTTTAACAGTGGTCGAAGCAACAAATTTGTCACGAATATCAAAAAAATACACCCTGATCCTTTAACCGCACTGTCGTGCGCCGAATCCGTCCGAGCACGCAAGAGCCTTCGGAAAAGAAGCATCGGGCATATGTAGAGCCGCTCTTTCCCGAAGGATCAGAGCGGCTCATGGCAATCTTTTTGAAAGACCAAATGCCGTTACTGCAGCACTTCCGGCGACTGATGCTCCAGAATGCTGTGGTGAATAATGTCGAGCGCGTCTTCGGCTTCGAGAATGCCCATGCCGTCGCGAAGGACGATCACGGAATCGAGTTCCTGCTGCTTCAAAAACGCAAGCATGTCGGGGTACCATTTCATCACGATTTGTTCGAGCTTTACGGCTTCCATTTCCATAGTCGTCACCCTTTCTTTTCCGGAATCGTACGTCATTGTCTGACTCGAATACCTTAGAAAAGCAGCCATGCGCTATCTATGAAGCTGAAGCGAGAGCCTTGCAAAACCGAGATTCCGGGGAATTCCGGATACGGTACGCGTTCATTATATCACATCGAATTCCGATTCGCGAAACGGTCCTTCCCGCACTTTCCCCTACCCCAAAAAAGAAAGCGCCCGCGAGGGACGCTTTTGGGTGCACATGCGGATTCTGACGAAAAAACGAAGCGGCGCAGGTGAAGTCCAGTGTAGGAGCGAAAGCGTTCGCCTTTGAAATCGGGAAGCTTCCTCGCCTATTCAGATCCGGCTTCCCGATTTCAACGAGCGACCGGAACGGACTTCACCGCAGCCGCAGCGTTCGGTTTTGCGGATAGGACCGCCGTGAGAACCGAACCAGTGTCACACGGAGCGCTTTCGGAACGAGCCCATGACGCCTACCGTCTCCACGATATTGACGAACGCCCGCGGGTCCGCTTCCTTAATGACGCGCTTGAGCTCCGCCAGTTCGTACATCGTCGTCACCGTCATCAGCATATCCTTTTTCGTATGGGAAAAAGCGCCTTCGGCCTGAATCCGGGTTACGCCGCGTTCGATCTGAAGCAGCCGCTCAAGCAGCGCTTCCGTATCGTCCGTAATGATGAACAGCGTCACTTTGATATGGCTGATATGGATCATGTCGACCACTTTGCCGGTGATATAGATAGAGACCATCGACAGCAGCGCCAGATTCCAGTCGTTTTGCAGATAGCCCATCAGCAGGATGACGAGGCCGTTCAGCGCGACGAGGATGTTGCCGACCGGAAAGTCCCGGTAGCGGGTAACGATCGAGCCGAGAATGTCGAAGCCGCCGCTTGAGCCGCCCACGCGGAACGAGATGCCCGCTCCGATGCCGACCAGCACGCCGCCGAATACCGAAGAGAGGATCGGATCGTTGGCGACCATTTTCTCGGGAATGAGCGCGACCATGATCGTGACCGCCGCAACGGACACGATGCTGAGCAGGATAAAGCGCCGCCCGAGCAGGAACCAGCCGGCGACCAGCATCGGGATGTTGTAGACGAAGTAGAGCACGCCGATGCTGATCGGCGTAAAGTAGCCCGTCAGCATCGACAATCCCGATACGCCGCCGCTGAGCAGCTGATGCGGAATGAGGAACAGGTTGAAGCCGGCCGAGATCAGCAGGGCGCCGATCACGATCGTGAAAATATGACCCATGCGAATAAACAAAACCACCACTCCTGAAAAACAGTATGAAAAAACCTATTATAAATGAAAACCGTGAAAAAATGTGACAATCCTTTGAAAGGTTTACTGGCTTTTTGATAGTCGCTTATGTTATAATGATTTAGATGTTCTTGAGTAGAACTTTCTCGTTTCCGTAATAACCGTTACAGGCAGAGCGGAAGAAGCGCGAGTAAAAGGTTAAACGGTATATAATAAAGCTTCGGCTTTTCGGCTTCGGCTTTGAAGAAGCTCCTCCCTTGGCCAAGTGTTGTGGTACAGAGAACTTGGCGTTAACAGCATATGAGGAACCCTTCGGTTATCGATCGGTTGCGGCTACTTAAGAATACAGAATCCAGAAGCGGCTTGTCCACAGATAAAGTGGCAGTTCGCCCCTAATAAAAGGAGCATGAATCTATTGGCAAATTTTGCAGACTTCGATTTGGAACCAAAGGTATTACAGGCAATTACGGAAATGGGCTTTGAAGAAGCGACACCGATCCAGTCGCAGGCGATTCCAATCGCCCTGAGCGGAAGCGACATGATCGGACAGGCGCAGACCGGTACAGGCAAGACGGCGGCATTCGGCATTCCGATGATCAGCAAGATCGCTCGCGAAGAAGAGAAGATCTCGGCTCTGATCATGGCACCTACCCGCGAACTCGCGATTCAGGTTGCCGACGAAATCGAGAAGCTCGCACGCTTCAAGGGACTTCGTTCCCTCGCCATCTACGGCGGACAAGACATCGTGCGCCAGATCCGCGCTCTCAAAAGAAAGCCGCAGATCATCATCGGTACGCCGGGACGTCTGCTTGACCATATCAACCGCAAAACGATCAAGCTCGACGACGTTCACACGGTTATATTGGACGAAGCGGACGAAATGCTGGACATGGGCTTCATGGAAGACATTCAGTCCATCCTGAAGCTCGTTCCGGAAGAGCGTCAAACGCTGCTGTTCTCGGCAACGATGCCGGCCAACATCAAGCGCCTGGCCGAGCAGTTCCTGAGAAACCCGCAGCACGTATCGGTCATTCCGAAGCAGCTTAGTATCCCGCTGATCGAGCAGGCTTACATCGAAGTGCCGGAACGTCAAAAGTTCGAAGCACTGACTCGCCTGATCGACATGGAATCGCCGGAACTTGCGATCCTGTTCGGACGCACGAAGCGCCGGGTCGACGAGCTGGCAGAAGCGCTGCAAAAGCGCGGCTATTCGGCTGACGGTCTCCACGGCGACTTGTCGCAGAACCAGCGCGACGCGGTTATGCGCAAATTCCGCGACGGCAGCATCGAAGTGCTCGTAGCGACCGACGTTGCGGCACGCGGCCTCGACGTATCGGGCGTCACGCACGTCATCAACTTCGACCTTCCGCAGGATCCGGAAAGCTACGTTCACCGGATCGGCCGTACGGGCCGTGCAGGCAAAGAAGGCAAAGCGTGGTCGTTCGTAACGCCTCGCGAGCTGGATCACCTGAACTTCATCGAGCGCGTTACGCGCCACAAAATCGCTCGCAAACCGCTCCCGACCATGAGCGAAGCGATCGAAGGCAAACAACGCATCCTGGCCGAGCGCCTGCTCGAAGTGGTACAGGACGGCGAACTGAACGAATACAAAGCGATCGCGATCCAAATGCTGGAGCAGTACGACTCCGTTAACCTGCTGTCGGCAGCAATGAAGCTGATGACCGGGGAGAAAAAAGATTCGAAGATCGAATTGACTCCGGAAGATCCGGTTCGCGCAAAACGTCGCAAGCCTTCGGGCAGCTACGGCGGCGCGCGCAGCGGCGGCGGTTACAAAGGCAGCGGCGGCGGTGGCTATAAAGGCGGCAGCAGCAGCGGCGGCCGTACAGGCGGTTACCAAGGACGCAGCAGCAGCGGCGGCGGCGGTTACAAAGGTTCGAAAGAAGGCGGCTACCAGGGACGCAACAGCAGCAGCAGCAAACCTTCGTACCAGGGCCAAAGCGACCGTCCAAGCCCAAAACGAGATTTCGATAACTAAGAACGAATGATTCGACCGCAATCGGCCCGGTATCCGGGTCGGCCAGCGGATCGGCTTTACTCTCGTTCGTCAGGGAACGGCGCATCCATGCGCCGTTCTTTTTTTTGCGCGCGGAAGGGGAGAAGGCAGGCAAACGTTTCGATCGCGTTTTCGTAAAGGGTGGTTTTTGCACAAGGGAATCGGTATAATTGAACTATCAATCGACATGAGGGATGCTTCCTTGCATTCAATGGACGATGACGCGATTTTTCGAGGAGGAATACCTGTTGGAATTTAGGGGGCTTACCGGGGGGATCTACCGCCTGACCGAGTGGATTATGCGCATCTCGGGAACGAATCTGCTTTGGGTGCTGTGTTCGGCGCCGTTCTTGTTTATTTTGTATATGCGTCTTGCGATCGATCCGCAGTTCGTCAACGAAGCGTTGACGCTCAACTGGGTGCTCGGGATTCTGGCACCGGTTACATTTTTCCCGGCGACGGCGGCCATGTTCACGGTGGCGCGCAAATGGGTCATGGGCGAGCCGGACGTCAAGATCATTCGCACTTTTTTCCGGGGATACAAA
This genomic window contains:
- a CDS encoding putative glycoside hydrolase, which codes for MDILWSLLALTVGSHNPEAVPPAQINANPITVAVQSAWNQSALTAQKDSVVIDVNNPPVKIDPQPDAPKVKGVYVTAYSAGGARMAELLDLLDNTGLNSMVIDIKDDLGYITYETQNKELLKMGTAQKFIPDIKELMAKLKKHNVYPIARIVVFKDTVLAEKHPELSFTNSGGGVWKNGGGDAFVNPYSKEVWDYNVDIAKEAAAMGFKEIQFDYVRFAEGFEKRADELVYEKTDATRTEAVSEFVQYARKELAPLGVRVSVDIFGYAASVPAADGIGQDFTKISENVDVIAPMVYPSHYSTGWFGATNPDKEPYVTIKGSMVDTFKKLDEIKDESQRPIVRPWIQDFTASWLGSGHYTKYGKTEMDAQIKAMADMGVEEYLLWNASNRYTKDGNYGPKD
- a CDS encoding YitT family protein, yielding MGHIFTIVIGALLISAGFNLFLIPHQLLSGGVSGLSMLTGYFTPISIGVLYFVYNIPMLVAGWFLLGRRFILLSIVSVAAVTIMVALIPEKMVANDPILSSVFGGVLVGIGAGISFRVGGSSGGFDILGSIVTRYRDFPVGNILVALNGLVILLMGYLQNDWNLALLSMVSIYITGKVVDMIHISHIKVTLFIITDDTEALLERLLQIERGVTRIQAEGAFSHTKKDMLMTVTTMYELAELKRVIKEADPRAFVNIVETVGVMGSFRKRSV
- a CDS encoding DEAD/DEAH box helicase gives rise to the protein MANFADFDLEPKVLQAITEMGFEEATPIQSQAIPIALSGSDMIGQAQTGTGKTAAFGIPMISKIAREEEKISALIMAPTRELAIQVADEIEKLARFKGLRSLAIYGGQDIVRQIRALKRKPQIIIGTPGRLLDHINRKTIKLDDVHTVILDEADEMLDMGFMEDIQSILKLVPEERQTLLFSATMPANIKRLAEQFLRNPQHVSVIPKQLSIPLIEQAYIEVPERQKFEALTRLIDMESPELAILFGRTKRRVDELAEALQKRGYSADGLHGDLSQNQRDAVMRKFRDGSIEVLVATDVAARGLDVSGVTHVINFDLPQDPESYVHRIGRTGRAGKEGKAWSFVTPRELDHLNFIERVTRHKIARKPLPTMSEAIEGKQRILAERLLEVVQDGELNEYKAIAIQMLEQYDSVNLLSAAMKLMTGEKKDSKIELTPEDPVRAKRRKPSGSYGGARSGGGYKGSGGGGYKGGSSSGGRTGGYQGRSSSGGGGYKGSKEGGYQGRNSSSSKPSYQGQSDRPSPKRDFDN